A window from Culex pipiens pallens isolate TS chromosome 3, TS_CPP_V2, whole genome shotgun sequence encodes these proteins:
- the LOC120413070 gene encoding uncharacterized protein LOC120413070, producing the protein MGSLPNLNELTTERLERRLEERERMQARERIIERDFARDQRDGGGGAGLRGLDRPVFVHQQQIAAARTFFQQKCPPSARKVMRTRSSGQAHHIWDDPLIEQFITNYSPASSRSHRLAVAPPLAYGYPFQSSTLGNRRRDSVNSSIGATSVRRLLTVNNRSYGCRHKIPTHVRTKVTKNFILLTIAHGLLCMVLVPLLGLQASNSTWFVQEAWLPMGPDVGSALLSLACIVTALMCLVTTKILRRFGYSIVLALVYGGLCVFLAAHIYPVLVSLVPGYLILGLVLGPSVICKQTLVVSMAGKLSCSQPECGGNSMAGINADSFDDHKLLCGKDETIRRLGRWYKAAGDFGIILGTVIASFILTCASSNGTGCYYMSPLPSANTSTTQQQLNGSAGIAFNHVDIAPTSASSAANLPEPNPTTKVTTPGMPSFKETLFFLYNIRLQHHSKDEEDDGFQLDRFPYSTFQTNDHGERICGSHLCPVWDRNILINSSAINSLGMQTYTGTLPLMGLYLIGGVIALTVTGFTTHIEHNVKFDSIRKMTDTMLFAGPMAYFIGTEQGYMLADFMKAFVSCELGPNSVAGAMIGMGVMQLIAACTLSMLLRHTKRVVVIIAGFIFHACLLLVLLRWKPSRDDSAVLYVIPAAWGVCNAVWETLTGALVTVSHSTKVAEVMSPLQALRFLGLGITFGVHGLLCEAPKIIILAILLVISVIPYTMLELKLESQRKAAKVNL; encoded by the exons ATGGGAAGCTTGCCAAATTTGAACGAGCTGACGACGGAGCGGTTGGAGCGCCGGTTGGAGGAACGGGAACGGATGCAGGCCCGCGAACGGATCATCGAACGGGACTTTGCCCGGGACCAACGGGACGGCGGCGGCGGAGCGGGACTGCGCGGGCTGGACCGACCGGTCTTTGTGCACCAGCAACAG ATCGCCGCCGCCAGAACTTTCTTCCAGCAAAAATGCCCTCCCTCGGCCCGGAAGGTGATGCGAACGCGAAGTTCTGGCCAGGCCCACCACATCTGGGACGATCCGTTGATCGAGCAATTCATCACCAACTACTCACCTGCCTCGTCGCGTAGCCATCGCCTTGCGGTGGCCCCTCCCCTGGCCTACGGCTACCCCTTCCAGAGTTCAACCCTGGGCAATCGGAGGCGTGACTCGGTCAACAGTTCGATTGGGGCGACTTCGGTGCGCCGACTGCTGACCGTGAACAACCGCAGCTACGGGTGCCGGCACAAGATTCCAACGCACGTGCGGACCAAGGTCACGAAGAACTTTATTCTGCTCACGATCGCCCACGGGTTGTTGTGTATGGTGTTGGTTCCGCTGCTGGGGCTGCAGGCTTCGAATTCCACCTGGTTCGTGCAGGAAGCGTGGCTGCCGATGGGACCGGACGTCGGTTCGGCGCTGCTCAGTTTGGCCTGCATCGTGACGGCGCTGATGTGCCTGGTGACGACCAAGATCCTGAGGAGGTTTGGGTACTCGATCGTGCTGGCACTGGTTTACGGTGGGCTTTGTGTGTTCTTGGCGGCGCATATCTATCCGGTGCTGGTTTCGCTGGTTCCCGGGTATTTGATTCTGGGGCTTGTTCTTGGACCGTCTGTGATCTGCAAGCAAACGCTGGTGGTGTCGATGGCTGGCAAGTTGAGCTGTTCACAGCCGGAATGTGGGGGGAACAGCATGGCCGGTATCAACGCGGACAGTTTCGATGATCACAAGTTGCTGTGTGGAAAGGACGAAACTATTCGAAGGTTGGGACGATGGTACAAAGCTGCCGGGGATTTCGGGATCATCCTGGGAACGGTCATAGCTTCTTTCATTCTGACGTGCGCTTCGTCGAATGGTACTGGATGCTATTACATGTCGCCACTGCCTTCCGCAAACACCTCAACGACGCAACAGCAACTCAACGGTAGTGCCGGAATCGCCTTCAACCATGTGGACATTGCTCCAACCTCAGCCAGTAGCGCCGCAAACCTACCCGAACCGAATCCAACCACCAAAGTGACCACACCGGGAATGCCCAGTTTCAAAGAAACGCTCTTCTTCCTGTACAACATCCGGCTCCAGCACCACAGCAAAGACGAAGAAGACGACGGTTTCCAGCTGGACCGGTTTCCGTACAGCACGTTCCAGACCAACGACCACGGCGAACGGATCTGCGGGTCGCACCTCTGCCCTGTTTGGGATCGGAACATCCTGATCAACAGCAGTGCGATCAATTCGCTGGGCATGCAAACCTACACGGGGACTCTGCCGCTGATGGGACTGTACCTGATCGGTGGGGTGATTGCGCTGACCGTGACCGGTTTCACCACGCACATCGAGCACAACGTAAAGTTCGATTCGATCCGAAAGATGACCGATACGATGCTGTTTGCGGGACCGATGGCGTACTTCATCGGGACAGAGCAGGGGTACATGCTGGCGGATTTCATGAAG GCTTTCGTATCCTGCGAGCTCGGCCCGAACAGCGTCGCCGGCGCCATGATCGGAATGGGCGTGATGCAGCTGATTGCGGCCTGCACCCTGAGCATGCTCCTGCGCCACACCAAGCGGGTCGTCGTGATAA TTGCCGGTTTCATATTCCACGCCTGCCTGCTGCTAGTTCTGCTCCGGTGGAAGCCCTCGCGCGACGACAGTGCCGTTCTGTACGTCATTCCGGCGGCCTGGGGCGTCTGCAACGCGGTCTGGGAAACCCTCACCGGAGCGCTCGTAACCGTAAGCCACTCGACGAAGGTGGCCGAAGTGATGTCCCCGTTGCAGGCGCTGCGATTCCTTGGCCTCGGAATCACCTTCGGCGTGCACGGATTGCTCTGCGAGGCGCCCAAGATCATCATTCTGGCCATCCTGCTGGTCATCTCGGTGATTCCGTACACCATGCTCGAACTGAAGCTCGAAAGCCAACGGAAAGCCGCCAAAGTGAACTTATGA